In the Streptomyces sp. 3214.6 genome, AAGGCCGTGGCGACCGAGAGCCGCTCGGCCGACCGGATCGGCTACGTCCGTCAGATCGCCGAGTCCGGCCAGGTGAAGACGCCCGCCGGGCAGACCATCGACGCTCCCGTCGAGCTGCGGCAGGAGGCCGAACGGCACCTCTCGCTGCTCGACGAGCTGGACGACCACGAGGACGCCGGCGAGTGGGCCGCCGAGGCCTACGACACGATGAAGCACCTCGTCGTTGAGACCGTGGAGGCCGATCCCGAGCTGCGCGTCCAGGAACGGCGCACGAAGTTCTACAGCAGTCTGCAGCGGGCGACGAAGGTGTTCGAGGAGCTCACCTTCGACGACGTCGACGCACAGGACTTCTACGAGGACGACATGGTGCAGCAACTGGAGGAACTCCAGCAGGCGATCGGCAGCTGCATCACCGCGCTGCGCGGTGCACGCGGCGACGCGCCCGCAGGCGAGCAGCCGTAGGGCGGGCAGCCGTGGCGCCGGGCGTCCGGCGCCGGCGTGCGTCCCCGCACCCGGCGTCACTGTGTCGTATAGCGGTGCCGAGTCCACAGCGGGAGTACGAACCAGCACAGCGCGTACCACGTGACCACGCCGGAGACCAGCCAGGGCACGTAGTCGTCGTGGGTGGCCACGCGCAGGATCAGCAGCAGCGAGGCGGTCATGGTGGCGAGCAGCAGGATCAGGCCGACCAGGGTCAGCCGGGACGCCCACCGCACCGCCTGCGGCTTCACCCGTCGCCCGGCGACCAGACGGTGCAGGGAGACGGGGCCGATGAGCGCGCCGGTCGAGCAGGCGCCCAGACAGACGGTCACGATGTAGATGACCTGGTCGGTGTGGGACAGCTCGGGGTAACGCTGAGTGAACACCACGGTCAGCAGGAAACCGAAGAGGATCTGCACGCCGGTCTGGGCGACGCGGACCTCCTGGATGAGCTCGCCCCACATGCGGTCGGCGCGCTCCTCCTCGGTCTCGTCGCGTCCCCTGCGCCGTTCGGCTCCCGCCGTGTCCGTCACGTGGCCTCCTCCGCCGGTCCGAGTACCTCCTCGGTGCTCCCTCCCGGCGAGTACCCCGTGGGCGGCGATCGTCCCTCGATCACCGCCCGG is a window encoding:
- a CDS encoding DUF6328 family protein, which produces MWGELIQEVRVAQTGVQILFGFLLTVVFTQRYPELSHTDQVIYIVTVCLGACSTGALIGPVSLHRLVAGRRVKPQAVRWASRLTLVGLILLLATMTASLLLILRVATHDDYVPWLVSGVVTWYALCWFVLPLWTRHRYTTQ